The candidate division WOR-3 bacterium DNA segment CTGGGGAAGTTCATCAAGGGCGCATTTACGTAAAATCCTGCCTACACAGGTCACCCTGGGATCATTCTCCTGCGCCTGGAGCGAGATCTTCTCCTGAAGGGTGTACTTTTTCATGGAACGGAACTTGTAGCTTTTAAACAATCGTCCGTTCTTGCCTATCCTTTCCTGCCTGATGATGACCGGAAGACCGTCTTCAAGAATAATTGCAATCCAGATCAGTACCCAGATCCATGCCGAAAATATCAAACCCACACCGGCAAGTAAAATATCAAACACCCTTTTAGGAATGGAGTCCCTTTCCATAGCCGGGTTCTGAGCAGCGGCTTCAGAAAAATAGTGTCTGGAGACCGCCCTTTTATGAAAAGGGTCATCCGCAGTCATCTCTTTAAATAATCTATGATAATCGTCTCTCTTCATAGCACCTCTGGCAGGTAAAAAACCACCTGATCAGAGGTTACTCAACTGCTGGAAATCTTCAATTCAGAAAAATACGTAAAAATCTCTGGGTATATCTACGGATCCCCTTAGCCCTTTGCTCTTTGCCCCTCGCCCATTCTCCGTTTCCCCGTTTCTCCCAACGCTCTAAACGAACTCAACGATCTTAACGCTCCAAACGCTCTGTTCTTTTCCAAATCCGAAATCCGAAATGCTCTTATTCTCCGTTTCCCCGTTTCACCCTATCACCCTTTCTCCATTTCCCCGTTTCTCTCTTCTGTCATTCTGAGCGAAGCGAAGAATCTCCCTCCGCCCTTTGCCCTTAGCTCTTAGCCCTTTACCCTTCGCCCATCCAAGCGAAGAATCTGTTATCGGGTTTTTTTGTTGAGGAATCTTAATTTACGGCCTTTTCTCTCCCAGGCCGCATTGAAAGAGATAAAAAAGGAAAATAGAAGTAATTTAATGTCTAAACAAAAATTGCTCTTTTTTATATAGAAGAGATCGTACTTGAATTTCTTCTCACGCGGTAGGTCACGTGGGGCATAGATCTGCGCGACACCGGTCAAGCCAGGACGGACCGCTGTTCTTTCTTTATAGCCCGCGACATCCCTGATGTCGTAATTCTCCCCCTGTGAGGACACCTCGACTTCATGTAGTAGCAAAGGTCGGGGACCCACAAAACTCATCTCTCCCCTCA contains these protein-coding regions:
- a CDS encoding sugar transferase, producing MKVSTLKRLFDIVFSFLGLILSSWLWALIWLSIILDDGAPVLITQKRVGKDGKIFKSFKFRSMKKYTLREKINHQAQSNDPRITGIGRLLRRTALDELPQLINILRGEMSFVGPRPLLLHEVEVSSQGENYDIRDVAGYKERTAVRPGLTGVAQIYAPRDLPREKKFKYDLFYIKKSNFCLDIKLLLFSFFISFNAAWERKGRKLRFLNKKTR